A part of Tessaracoccus timonensis genomic DNA contains:
- a CDS encoding YebC/PmpR family DNA-binding transcriptional regulator, which produces MSGHSKWATTKHKKAAIDAKRGKLFAKLIKNIEVAARTGGGDPGGNPTLYDAIQKAKKSSVPNDNIDRAVKRGSGVESGGAAYENIMYEAYGPSGVAILIECLTDNRNRSATEVRMGVTRNGGTMADVGSVQRMFARKGVVTIAKQQGGRELSEDDVMEAALEAGLEEVEDAGDNWEAMSDPNDVVEVRKAVEAAGLEYESAEVQFVASFDTTVTDVDTAKKVFNIIDALEDSDDVQNVFTNIDLAPEVEAALDAED; this is translated from the coding sequence ATGTCAGGTCACTCCAAGTGGGCCACCACCAAGCATAAGAAGGCTGCCATCGATGCCAAGCGCGGCAAGTTGTTTGCCAAGCTGATTAAGAACATCGAAGTCGCAGCCCGCACAGGTGGCGGTGACCCCGGCGGAAACCCGACGCTGTATGACGCCATCCAGAAGGCGAAGAAATCGTCGGTGCCGAACGACAACATCGATCGCGCCGTCAAGCGCGGCTCTGGTGTCGAGTCGGGCGGCGCCGCGTACGAGAACATCATGTACGAGGCGTACGGCCCCTCCGGCGTTGCCATCCTCATCGAGTGCCTCACCGACAACCGCAACCGTTCCGCCACCGAGGTGCGCATGGGTGTCACCCGCAATGGCGGCACCATGGCTGACGTCGGCTCGGTGCAGCGCATGTTCGCGCGCAAGGGCGTCGTCACGATCGCCAAGCAGCAGGGCGGGCGTGAGCTGAGTGAGGACGACGTGATGGAGGCCGCGCTCGAGGCCGGGCTCGAAGAGGTCGAAGACGCCGGCGACAACTGGGAAGCCATGAGCGACCCCAACGACGTTGTGGAGGTGCGGAAGGCCGTCGAAGCCGCTGGGCTCGAGTACGAATCCGCGGAAGTCCAGTTCGTCGCATCGTTCGACACCACCGTCACCGACGTCGATACCGCGAAGAAAGTGTTCAACATCATCGACGCGCTCGAGGATTCCGACGACGTGCAGAACGTGTTCACGAACATCGACCTGGCTCCCGAGGTGGAAGCCGCACTCGACGCTGAGGATTGA
- the ruvC gene encoding crossover junction endodeoxyribonuclease RuvC — protein MGIDPGLTRCGIGVVDATVGRASFVAVGVVRTPSDLPTPKRLVMIESGIVEWVREHSPDAMAIERVFAQHNRSSVMDTMQAAGVASLVGEHAGLDVTYHTPSEVKAAVTGSGSADKAQVTAMITRILKLSAPPRPADAADALAVAITHGWRGVRTNRYAAAVAAAKGRR, from the coding sequence ATCGGCATTGACCCCGGTCTCACCAGGTGTGGGATCGGGGTTGTTGATGCGACGGTGGGGCGGGCTTCCTTCGTCGCAGTTGGCGTCGTTCGAACTCCCTCCGACCTGCCGACGCCGAAGCGCCTGGTCATGATCGAGTCCGGCATTGTGGAATGGGTCCGTGAACACAGCCCTGACGCGATGGCCATCGAGCGCGTGTTCGCGCAGCACAACCGCAGTTCGGTGATGGACACGATGCAGGCAGCGGGTGTGGCGTCTCTGGTTGGCGAACATGCTGGCCTCGACGTCACCTACCACACGCCGAGCGAGGTGAAGGCCGCGGTCACAGGATCGGGCAGCGCAGACAAAGCCCAAGTCACCGCAATGATCACCCGCATTCTCAAACTTTCAGCGCCCCCACGTCCGGCTGACGCCGCCGATGCGCTTGCCGTCGCCATCACGCACGGCTGGCGCGGGGTACGCACGAACCGATACGCGGCCGCCGTGGCCGCTGCGAAAGGAAGACGATGA
- the ruvA gene encoding Holliday junction branch migration protein RuvA, with product MIAQLTGQVTYAGATSFIIEVSGVGFRANTNANTAATLRVGEVQTVHTSLVVREDSLTMWGFATPAERDAFELVQTASGVGPKVAAAMLSVFSPGELRQVIASEDVKRLTSVPGIGPKGAQKIILELKDKVLLLSDDDAPAPVRVDDDALWKKQVKEGLEGLGWSSKEAQSACDHVAPLVEEDPNVPIATLMRAALSRLAKR from the coding sequence ATGATTGCGCAGCTCACCGGGCAGGTGACGTACGCCGGGGCCACGTCATTCATCATCGAGGTTTCGGGCGTGGGTTTCCGTGCCAACACGAACGCAAATACCGCCGCAACGCTCCGTGTCGGGGAGGTGCAAACCGTGCACACCAGCCTCGTCGTGAGAGAAGATTCCCTCACGATGTGGGGGTTTGCCACGCCCGCCGAGCGCGACGCCTTCGAGCTGGTACAGACCGCATCCGGCGTTGGCCCCAAGGTGGCTGCCGCCATGTTGAGCGTCTTCAGCCCAGGTGAGCTACGGCAGGTGATCGCATCCGAAGACGTGAAGCGCCTCACCTCCGTGCCCGGCATCGGCCCTAAGGGCGCGCAGAAGATCATCCTGGAGCTGAAAGACAAGGTGCTGCTCCTCTCCGACGACGACGCACCCGCGCCCGTTCGCGTCGACGATGATGCGCTGTGGAAGAAGCAGGTGAAGGAAGGCTTGGAAGGCCTCGGCTGGTCGTCGAAGGAAGCTCAGTCAGCGTGTGATCATGTCGCTCCGCTCGTCGAGGAAGACCCGAACGTTCCCATCGCGACGCTCATGCGCGCCGCACTCAGCAGATTGGCGAAACGATGA
- the ruvB gene encoding Holliday junction branch migration DNA helicase RuvB, translating into MTEPSPVDPEATVGERDFESALRPKLLTEFEGQPRVREQLGLVLDAARHRGTAPDHVLLSGPPGLGKTTLAMIIANELGVNLRITSGPAIQHAGDLAAILSGLDEHEVLFIDEIHRLSKPAEEMLYLAMEDFRVDVVVGKGPGATAIPIDLPQFTLVGATTRAGLLPGPLRDRFGFTAQLDFYEDDALAGIVAVSASKLEVDLASDAATEIASRSRGTPRIANRLLRRVRDYGQVKGHATLLRDVARAALELYEVDERGLDRLDRSVLLSLVEKFGGGPVGLSTLALSVGEEVDTVAEVAEPFLIRQGFMMRTPRGRVATPSAYTHLGMTPPSTAPDSLFGG; encoded by the coding sequence ATGACCGAACCGTCGCCCGTCGATCCCGAGGCCACAGTAGGGGAGCGAGACTTCGAGTCGGCGCTCCGCCCCAAGCTGCTCACCGAGTTTGAGGGCCAGCCGCGGGTGCGCGAGCAACTCGGGCTCGTGCTCGACGCTGCCCGCCACCGCGGCACCGCACCCGATCACGTGCTGCTGTCCGGCCCGCCCGGGCTCGGCAAAACTACGCTGGCCATGATCATCGCCAACGAACTCGGCGTGAACCTGCGCATCACCTCAGGACCCGCCATCCAGCACGCCGGCGACCTCGCCGCCATCCTCTCCGGCCTCGACGAGCACGAAGTGCTATTCATCGACGAGATCCACCGCCTGTCGAAACCCGCCGAGGAAATGCTGTACCTCGCCATGGAAGACTTCCGCGTCGACGTGGTGGTGGGCAAAGGCCCAGGCGCTACCGCCATTCCGATCGACTTGCCGCAGTTCACCCTCGTCGGTGCTACCACCAGAGCCGGGCTGCTGCCCGGCCCGCTGCGCGACCGCTTCGGATTCACCGCCCAGCTCGACTTCTACGAAGACGACGCCCTCGCCGGCATCGTCGCCGTCTCCGCATCGAAGTTGGAGGTAGATCTGGCATCGGACGCCGCGACGGAGATCGCCTCGCGTAGCCGCGGCACGCCGCGGATCGCGAACCGCCTGCTTCGGCGCGTCCGCGACTACGGACAGGTCAAGGGCCACGCGACGCTCCTGCGCGACGTGGCCCGCGCCGCGCTTGAGCTCTACGAGGTCGACGAGCGGGGGCTCGACAGACTCGACCGCTCGGTGCTGCTCTCGCTCGTGGAGAAGTTTGGGGGAGGCCCCGTCGGGCTCTCGACGCTCGCACTTAGCGTCGGCGAGGAGGTCGACACGGTCGCCGAAGTGGCCGAACCGTTCCTGATCCGGCAAGGATTCATGATGCGCACCCCGCGGGGCCGGGTGGCTACCCCGTCGGCGTACACGCACCTGGGCATGACGCCACCTAGCACCGCACCTGATTCGCTATTCGGCGGCTAG
- the yajC gene encoding preprotein translocase subunit YajC, whose product MPPGLDLLLMIVIFGAIMYFLMIRPQQKRMREHQEMVNAVQPGTRVLLTSGIYATVLHMGERQMIVEVAPGVEITVVKGHISKVVTDDDEEFVYEGEGNDVEADLDDTVATDEELDDVLGKPEESDDPYTPNADPQANR is encoded by the coding sequence ATGCCTCCTGGCCTCGATTTACTGCTGATGATCGTCATCTTTGGCGCCATCATGTACTTCCTCATGATTCGCCCGCAGCAGAAGAGGATGCGAGAACATCAGGAAATGGTGAATGCCGTTCAGCCTGGCACCCGCGTGCTGTTGACCTCCGGCATCTACGCCACCGTGCTGCACATGGGAGAGCGCCAGATGATTGTTGAGGTCGCGCCGGGCGTTGAGATCACCGTCGTGAAGGGCCACATCTCCAAGGTTGTCACCGACGATGACGAGGAGTTCGTCTACGAGGGCGAAGGTAATGACGTGGAGGCTGACCTCGACGACACCGTCGCCACCGATGAGGAGCTCGACGATGTGCTGGGCAAGCCGGAGGAGTCCGACGATCCGTACACGCCCAACGCAGACCCGCAAGCCAACCGCTAG